One segment of Gammaproteobacteria bacterium DNA contains the following:
- a CDS encoding HpcH/HpaI aldolase/citrate lyase family protein: MGTACYSCNNAAQACKIARAMGFDGKWCIHPSQIDLANQTFVPSEKELAWAQTVLSEYERARQEGRGALSVKGKMIDVASLRMCQTTVERARLAGLL; this comes from the coding sequence ATGGGGACAGCTTGCTATTCATGCAACAACGCCGCGCAAGCCTGTAAAATCGCCCGCGCGATGGGTTTCGACGGTAAATGGTGCATTCATCCCAGCCAAATCGATTTAGCGAATCAAACCTTTGTGCCTTCGGAAAAGGAGCTGGCTTGGGCGCAAACGGTCTTGAGTGAGTATGAGCGGGCAAGGCAGGAAGGCCGGGGCGCGCTCAGCGTCAAGGGCAAGATGATCGACGTTGCTTCGCTGCGGATGTGTCAAACCACAGTGGAGCGGGCGCGGCTGGCGGGGTTGTTGTAG